From Candidatus Palauibacter soopunensis, the proteins below share one genomic window:
- a CDS encoding M20/M25/M40 family metallo-hydrolase: MTPPRSRFGLLILLVPLLFGPAGGVHAQSGADVARTYREAHEVEILRDFAEFLTYPNRARDLEDVTRAAEYIRDELRAVGVTSELLGIDGVAPLVYGELRTPGAERTLGIYVHYDGQPVDPRNWTHPPFEPTLYTASMEVGGEPRDFPEAGEAVDPEWRIYARSSGDDKAPISALLPVLRAFRDEGIQPTSNLVFFFDGEEEAGSRHLGQYMEMAADRIDDVDVWLFFDGPAHQSGRPQLTFGVRGSMGMEVTVYGATRNLHSGHYGNWAPDTGNILARLLASMKDDSGRVLIEGWYDTADPLGAEERAALEAMPPVDDDLRREMGLAWTEGEPETLSERILLPALNIRGLTSGNTGALARNVIPNTAVAALGIRLVKGNEAAHLRQLVVDHIEGQGFHVVSEDPDTETRLRYPRIAKVTGGGGYPAARTEMGNPFVQEIIAAASAAADRAFGPGSLVLAPGLGGTLPLYLFTDVAGKPAVNVPVANHDNNQHAPDENLRIANLWYAIDLYAALLTMPITAF, translated from the coding sequence TGGCGCGTACGTACCGGGAGGCCCACGAGGTGGAGATCCTGCGGGACTTCGCCGAATTCCTGACCTATCCCAACCGGGCCCGCGACCTGGAGGACGTCACGCGGGCGGCGGAGTACATCCGCGACGAGTTGCGGGCGGTGGGCGTCACGTCGGAACTGCTCGGCATCGACGGCGTCGCGCCTCTCGTGTACGGCGAACTGCGGACGCCGGGCGCGGAGCGGACGCTCGGCATCTACGTCCACTACGACGGGCAGCCCGTCGATCCCCGGAACTGGACCCATCCCCCCTTCGAACCCACGCTGTACACCGCTTCGATGGAGGTGGGCGGGGAGCCGCGCGACTTCCCGGAGGCCGGCGAGGCCGTGGACCCGGAGTGGCGGATCTACGCGCGTTCCTCGGGGGACGACAAGGCGCCGATCTCCGCGCTTCTGCCCGTGCTGCGGGCGTTCCGGGATGAGGGAATCCAGCCGACCTCAAACCTGGTCTTTTTCTTCGATGGTGAGGAGGAGGCGGGCTCCCGGCACCTGGGCCAGTACATGGAGATGGCGGCGGACCGCATCGACGACGTCGACGTGTGGCTCTTTTTCGACGGGCCCGCGCACCAGAGCGGGCGGCCGCAACTCACTTTCGGCGTGCGGGGCTCCATGGGGATGGAGGTCACGGTGTACGGGGCCACGCGGAACCTCCATTCCGGCCACTACGGGAACTGGGCGCCCGACACGGGGAACATCCTCGCCCGGCTGCTCGCCTCGATGAAGGACGACAGCGGGCGGGTGCTCATCGAGGGCTGGTACGACACGGCCGATCCGCTGGGGGCGGAGGAACGCGCGGCGCTCGAAGCCATGCCCCCGGTCGACGACGACCTCAGGCGGGAGATGGGGCTCGCGTGGACGGAGGGGGAGCCGGAGACGCTGTCGGAGCGGATCCTCCTCCCGGCCCTCAACATCCGTGGGCTCACGAGCGGCAACACCGGCGCGCTGGCGCGCAACGTCATCCCCAACACGGCCGTCGCCGCGCTCGGCATCCGGCTCGTGAAGGGCAACGAGGCGGCACACCTGCGGCAGCTCGTCGTCGATCACATCGAAGGGCAGGGCTTCCACGTCGTATCCGAGGATCCCGACACGGAGACCCGGCTCCGGTATCCCCGCATCGCGAAGGTCACGGGGGGTGGCGGCTATCCCGCGGCACGCACGGAGATGGGGAACCCCTTCGTGCAGGAGATCATCGCCGCGGCCTCGGCGGCGGCCGACCGCGCGTTCGGGCCGGGGTCGCTCGTCCTCGCGCCCGGCCTGGGCGGCACCCTGCCCCTCTACCTGTTCACCGACGTGGCCGGAAAGCCGGCCGTGAACGTCCCCGTCGCGAACCACGACAACAACCAGCACGCGCCCGACGAGAACCTGCGCATCGCGAACCTCTGGTACGCGATCGACCTCTACGCGGCGCTCCTGACCATGCCGATCACGGCCTTCTGA
- the gyrA gene encoding DNA gyrase subunit A — translation MTTESIERVEQRPLEEEMRESFIDYSMSVIVQRALPDVRDGLKPVHRRILYAMHEAGLGPTRPYRKSATVVGDVIGKYHPHGDSAVYDSLVRMAQEFSLRYPLVDGQGNFGSVDGDSAAAYRYTEARLAGFASELLGDIDKDTVDHTPNFDDRLQEPTVLPSALPNLLVNGSSGIAVGMATNIPPHNLREVAAACHRLIEAPDTTLDELMEIIRGPDFPTGGAIFGGAGIREAYRQGRGRVVMRAKADIEEGRDGRDRIIVREIPFMVNKTRLIEQIAGLVRDKKITDISDLRDESDRDGIRVVIELKRDAVPQIVLNQLFKGTQLQSTFGVIMLALVNGEPQVMDLKTMLGHFLEHRHEVVERRTRFEYGVAKDREHVLEGLKVAVDNIDEVIRIIRASPETEVASAELRSAFDLSERQADAILNMRLARLTGLEIEKLEEELEKVRARRQELEAILASRDLRMEIVGEELTTLVDKFGDERRTEIVPDTSDLTDEDLIAEERMVITVSHSGYIKRIEPQVYRAQRRGGRGIAGMGTKEEDWVEHLFLASTHDYLLIFTTAGRMYWLKVYQIPPARRTARGKPIVNLLQMAKDEKIASIVRAREFSDDRFLIFATRRGLVKKTSLAAYRNVRAPGLRAINILEDDRLIDVKVSDGSNDVVLATRRGRAIRFSEGDVREVGRVAQGVRGIRLQKGDTVVGMVVARRGGSLLTATDLGIGKRSNVDDYRLTRRAGQGVINLKVTERSGEVAAVREVTDDDELMFVTRNGVINRQRAEEIRVIGRNTQGVRLVSLDDGDELVDVAGLIDPIGTDPAADDPAEVDALDGADAGDVEATE, via the coding sequence ATGACCACCGAGAGCATAGAACGCGTCGAGCAGAGACCGCTCGAAGAAGAGATGCGCGAATCGTTCATCGACTACTCGATGAGCGTCATCGTGCAGCGCGCCCTGCCCGACGTTCGCGACGGCCTGAAGCCGGTTCACCGGCGGATCCTGTACGCGATGCACGAGGCCGGCCTCGGCCCGACCCGACCCTACAGAAAGAGCGCCACCGTCGTCGGTGACGTGATCGGAAAATACCACCCGCACGGCGATTCGGCCGTCTACGATTCGCTCGTCCGGATGGCGCAGGAGTTTTCGCTCCGGTATCCGCTCGTCGACGGACAGGGCAACTTCGGGTCCGTGGACGGCGACTCCGCCGCGGCCTACCGGTACACGGAGGCCCGGCTCGCGGGATTCGCGAGCGAGCTTCTGGGCGACATCGACAAGGACACCGTCGACCACACGCCGAACTTCGACGATCGGCTGCAGGAGCCGACGGTGCTGCCCTCCGCGCTCCCCAACCTCCTCGTCAACGGCTCGTCGGGCATCGCGGTAGGCATGGCGACGAACATTCCCCCGCACAACCTCCGAGAGGTGGCCGCCGCCTGTCACCGCCTCATCGAGGCGCCCGACACGACGCTCGACGAATTGATGGAGATCATTCGCGGGCCCGATTTTCCCACCGGGGGCGCGATTTTCGGCGGGGCCGGGATCCGCGAAGCCTACCGGCAGGGCCGCGGCCGGGTCGTGATGCGCGCGAAGGCGGATATCGAGGAGGGGCGGGACGGACGCGACCGCATCATCGTCCGCGAGATCCCCTTCATGGTGAACAAGACCCGCCTCATCGAGCAGATCGCGGGTCTCGTGCGCGACAAGAAGATCACGGACATCTCCGACCTCCGCGACGAGTCCGACCGGGACGGGATCCGGGTCGTCATCGAACTGAAACGCGATGCGGTGCCGCAGATCGTCCTGAACCAGCTCTTCAAGGGCACGCAGCTTCAATCCACGTTCGGCGTCATCATGCTCGCGCTCGTCAACGGCGAGCCGCAGGTGATGGACCTCAAGACGATGCTCGGGCACTTCCTCGAGCACCGGCACGAGGTCGTGGAGCGTCGGACGCGCTTCGAGTACGGCGTGGCGAAGGACCGGGAACACGTCCTCGAGGGGCTCAAGGTCGCGGTCGACAACATCGACGAAGTCATCCGCATCATCCGTGCCTCGCCCGAGACGGAGGTCGCGAGCGCGGAACTCCGGTCGGCCTTTGATCTCAGCGAACGCCAGGCCGACGCGATCCTGAACATGCGGCTCGCGCGCCTCACGGGTCTCGAGATCGAGAAACTCGAGGAGGAACTGGAGAAGGTCCGCGCGCGCCGGCAGGAACTCGAGGCCATCCTCGCCTCGCGCGACCTGCGGATGGAGATCGTCGGAGAGGAGTTGACGACCCTCGTCGACAAGTTCGGTGACGAGCGCCGGACCGAGATCGTGCCGGACACCTCGGACCTGACGGATGAGGACCTCATCGCCGAAGAGCGGATGGTCATCACCGTCTCGCATTCCGGCTACATCAAGCGCATCGAGCCCCAGGTGTACCGGGCGCAGCGGCGCGGCGGGCGCGGGATCGCCGGCATGGGCACGAAGGAAGAGGACTGGGTGGAGCACCTCTTCCTCGCCTCGACCCACGACTACCTCCTCATCTTCACGACCGCGGGCCGGATGTACTGGCTCAAGGTGTACCAGATCCCCCCCGCCCGGCGGACCGCGCGCGGGAAGCCCATCGTGAACCTGCTCCAGATGGCGAAGGATGAGAAAATCGCCTCCATCGTCCGGGCGCGGGAGTTCAGCGACGACCGCTTCCTCATCTTTGCCACCCGCCGGGGCCTCGTGAAGAAGACGAGCCTCGCCGCGTACCGGAACGTGCGCGCGCCGGGTCTTCGTGCGATCAACATCCTCGAGGACGACCGGCTCATCGACGTCAAGGTCAGCGATGGCTCGAACGACGTCGTCCTGGCGACCCGACGGGGGAGGGCGATCCGGTTCTCCGAAGGGGACGTGCGGGAGGTTGGGCGCGTCGCCCAGGGTGTGCGCGGCATCAGGCTACAGAAGGGGGACACCGTCGTCGGAATGGTGGTCGCGCGGCGGGGCGGCTCCCTCTTGACCGCGACGGATCTGGGGATCGGCAAGCGGAGCAACGTAGACGACTACCGACTCACGAGACGCGCCGGACAGGGAGTGATCAACCTGAAGGTCACCGAGAGGTCGGGCGAGGTGGCGGCGGTCCGGGAAGTGACGGACGACGATGAGTTGATGTTCGTGACCCGCAACGGCGTCATCAACCGGCAACGGGCCGAGGAGATCCGCGTGATCGGCCGCAACACGCAGGGCGTGCGACTCGTCTCGCTCGACGACGGGGACGAGCTCGTGGACGTGGCGGGTCTGATCGATCCGATCGGAACCGATCCGGCGGCGGACGATCCGGCGGAGGTTGACGCTCTTGACGGCGCCGACGCCGGCGACGTCGAGGCCACCGAGTGA
- a CDS encoding saccharopine dehydrogenase NADP-binding domain-containing protein produces the protein MRESKLLIYGATGYTGRLAVTEALRCGLRPVAAGRDPEKLAALASATSGARVLATRAFGLDDPAALAGALEDVSVVLHCAGPFSRTALPMYDACLKTGTHYLDITGEIDVFEALAARGSEAAAAGIMVLPGVGFDVVPSDCLIADLAARHPGGRTLRLGLAARSGASRGTMRTVAQAIGQFRIRRDGAIATVRPGQLRHAFDFGPPPDAALVGVLGDVTTAFHSTGIPNIETYLQATRSFTRLTRVLRGFGPLLAARTGQALLNRLLDRGPEGPSESARRTAHAILVAEIEDVEGRRVAARVRTPDPYGFTATVAVAIAGRALAGDVKAGYQTPSSAYGADLLREFDDVTWEVLGDQATAR, from the coding sequence ATGCGTGAATCGAAACTGCTCATCTACGGGGCCACGGGATATACCGGACGGCTCGCGGTCACGGAGGCGCTTCGGTGCGGGCTGAGGCCCGTCGCCGCCGGCCGGGACCCGGAGAAGCTCGCGGCCCTGGCGTCGGCGACCTCCGGGGCGCGGGTCCTGGCGACGCGGGCCTTCGGGCTGGACGACCCGGCCGCGCTTGCTGGCGCGCTGGAGGACGTTTCGGTCGTCCTTCATTGCGCGGGACCGTTCTCGCGCACGGCCCTCCCGATGTACGACGCCTGCCTGAAGACGGGCACGCACTATCTCGACATCACCGGCGAGATCGATGTGTTCGAGGCGCTGGCCGCGCGCGGGTCGGAGGCCGCCGCGGCCGGCATCATGGTCCTGCCGGGCGTCGGGTTCGACGTCGTCCCGAGCGACTGCCTCATCGCGGACCTCGCTGCGCGGCATCCGGGCGGGCGCACCCTGCGGCTGGGCCTCGCGGCCCGGAGCGGCGCCTCCCGCGGCACCATGCGCACGGTCGCCCAGGCGATCGGGCAGTTCCGGATCCGGCGCGACGGCGCGATCGCTACCGTGCGCCCCGGCCAACTGCGTCACGCGTTCGATTTCGGACCCCCGCCTGACGCCGCGCTCGTCGGCGTGCTGGGAGACGTGACGACGGCCTTCCATTCCACGGGAATACCGAACATCGAGACATACCTGCAGGCGACCCGGAGCTTCACGCGCCTCACGCGGGTCCTGCGTGGCTTCGGTCCGCTTCTGGCCGCGCGGACGGGACAGGCGCTGCTGAACCGCCTGCTCGACCGCGGGCCGGAGGGGCCGAGCGAATCGGCGCGCCGGACGGCGCACGCGATTCTGGTCGCGGAGATCGAAGACGTGGAGGGCAGGCGGGTGGCGGCGCGCGTGCGGACGCCGGACCCGTACGGCTTCACCGCGACGGTGGCGGTCGCCATCGCGGGACGCGCGCTCGCCGGCGACGTCAAGGCGGGCTACCAGACCCCGTCTTCCGCGTACGGCGCGGACCTGTTGCGGGAGTTCGATGACGTGACGTGGGAGGTGCTCGGCGATCAGGCTACGGCCCGGTAG
- a CDS encoding thioredoxin domain-containing protein, whose product MAQQKSAPARKNRWFPIALVVIVAAGGYWLFVGGGQGGSGPPATHPDLLEVLAEAEADPSVGVPIGPESAPITIEEFYDPSCPHCATFAGFAGKLLRQNYVENANAPVRWVSYDYMVGFPNSVAASLAARCAGEQGLYWPVHDLILARQTRWYQLADPADAIAEIASQAGVDADAWNACMRERRPLVDIAKSHQFGVSRGVNSTPTLFVDGVLVDLAGVEPYTHIEGLIQARLEALASGSDASESGQGAP is encoded by the coding sequence ATGGCACAGCAGAAGAGCGCTCCGGCGCGCAAGAACCGGTGGTTCCCGATCGCTCTGGTCGTCATCGTGGCCGCCGGCGGGTACTGGCTGTTCGTGGGAGGCGGACAGGGTGGCTCGGGTCCGCCCGCGACACACCCGGACCTTCTCGAGGTCCTGGCCGAGGCGGAGGCCGACCCCTCCGTCGGCGTGCCGATCGGGCCGGAGTCCGCGCCGATCACGATCGAGGAGTTCTACGACCCCTCCTGCCCCCACTGCGCAACGTTTGCGGGCTTCGCCGGCAAGCTGCTGCGCCAGAACTACGTCGAGAACGCGAACGCTCCCGTGCGCTGGGTCTCGTACGACTACATGGTCGGTTTCCCCAACTCCGTCGCGGCCTCGCTGGCCGCGCGCTGCGCGGGCGAGCAGGGACTCTACTGGCCGGTGCACGACCTCATCCTCGCTCGTCAGACGCGCTGGTATCAGCTCGCCGACCCCGCCGATGCCATCGCGGAGATCGCGAGTCAGGCCGGCGTCGATGCCGATGCCTGGAACGCCTGCATGCGCGAGCGCCGCCCGCTCGTGGATATCGCCAAGTCCCACCAGTTCGGGGTGTCGCGCGGCGTGAACTCCACACCCACTCTCTTTGTCGACGGAGTGCTGGTCGACCTCGCGGGCGTGGAGCCCTACACGCACATCGAGGGCCTCATTCAGGCCCGGCTCGAGGCGCTCGCCTCCGGGAGCGATGCCTCGGAGAGCGGTCAGGGAGCGCCGTAA
- a CDS encoding glycosyltransferase, whose product MTGAGAPRVSILLPCRDAEPFLGGCIESLVAQSEPRFEVLALDDGSSDGTGPLLRAWAERDSRVRLVDRDGSGIVAALRRLSDEARSPLLARMDADDVARPGRLAAQLRLLARRPDIAACGTGVRYFPRPRRGSGYLRYEGWINGLTEPAAVERDLFVECPIAHPTLMVRRDAFEAVGGYRDAGGPEDYDLILRLAAAGCRMTNVPQILHEWRLGLHRLSERSDRYSPDAFRRLKVAHLANGRVLACRPLVIWGAGKVGKAFARGWLEQVGAGSRMLPVEAFVDLDPRKIGQSIHGAVVLRPEDLPAFGAPARPYMLLAVGTPGARREIREALQALGFREIEDYRAVA is encoded by the coding sequence GTGACGGGAGCGGGCGCGCCACGCGTCTCCATCCTTCTGCCGTGCCGGGACGCCGAGCCGTTCCTGGGCGGGTGCATTGAAAGCCTTGTCGCGCAATCCGAGCCGCGTTTCGAGGTACTCGCGCTCGACGACGGTTCGAGCGACGGCACCGGACCGCTGCTTCGGGCGTGGGCGGAACGGGACTCCCGCGTCCGCCTCGTCGATCGCGACGGTTCGGGAATCGTGGCGGCGCTGCGCCGGCTTTCGGACGAGGCGCGGTCGCCGCTCCTCGCCCGCATGGACGCCGACGATGTCGCGCGCCCCGGCCGGCTGGCCGCGCAACTTCGCCTCCTCGCCCGCCGCCCGGATATCGCCGCGTGCGGCACGGGCGTTCGCTACTTCCCGCGGCCCCGGCGCGGCTCAGGCTACCTCCGCTACGAGGGCTGGATCAACGGGCTCACCGAGCCCGCCGCGGTCGAGCGGGACCTGTTCGTCGAGTGTCCGATCGCCCACCCCACGCTGATGGTGCGGCGCGACGCCTTCGAGGCGGTCGGCGGCTATCGCGACGCCGGAGGGCCGGAGGACTACGACCTCATCTTGCGGCTGGCCGCGGCGGGCTGTCGCATGACGAACGTGCCGCAGATTCTCCACGAGTGGCGCCTGGGTCTGCACCGGCTGTCGGAGCGGTCGGACCGCTACAGTCCCGACGCGTTCCGGCGTCTGAAAGTCGCGCACCTGGCGAACGGCCGCGTGCTGGCGTGCCGGCCGCTCGTCATCTGGGGCGCCGGCAAGGTCGGCAAGGCCTTCGCGCGCGGCTGGCTCGAACAGGTCGGCGCCGGGAGCCGCATGCTCCCGGTGGAGGCGTTCGTGGATCTGGACCCCCGCAAGATCGGGCAGAGCATCCACGGAGCCGTGGTCCTCCGCCCGGAAGACCTCCCGGCGTTCGGCGCGCCCGCCCGCCCGTACATGCTCCTCGCGGTGGGGACGCCCGGCGCGCGCCGCGAGATCCGGGAGGCGCTTCAGGCCCTGGGTTTTAGGGAGATCGAGGACTACCGGGCCGTAGCCTGA
- a CDS encoding HAD family hydrolase, with amino-acid sequence MVSNGAGAANLVLFDIDGTLVHAAGVGRAAIEGAMIEVYGTPGPIDDLPFDGMTDPQIVRTLLRAEGLSEAEIAPGFDRLWAAYAARLEDEIDERRERMRPTPGVPEILDALEAEGAALGLLTGNIVAGAEGKLSAVGLWGRFPFGAFGCDDADRNRLPPIALERAFRHTGTRYGPGRTWIIGDTPHDIECARGSGLSVLGVATGRFSVDDLRRAGADEALPSLRDTRRVMSTLAGP; translated from the coding sequence ATGGTCTCAAACGGAGCCGGGGCTGCCAACCTTGTACTGTTCGACATCGACGGAACGCTGGTGCACGCGGCGGGGGTCGGTCGCGCGGCCATCGAGGGGGCGATGATCGAGGTGTACGGGACACCCGGACCCATCGACGATCTCCCCTTCGACGGGATGACGGACCCGCAGATCGTGCGCACGCTCCTCCGCGCCGAGGGCCTGTCCGAAGCCGAGATCGCGCCGGGGTTCGACCGGCTGTGGGCCGCGTACGCGGCCCGGCTGGAAGACGAGATCGACGAGCGGCGCGAACGGATGCGCCCGACGCCGGGTGTCCCCGAAATCCTCGATGCGCTTGAAGCGGAGGGAGCGGCGCTCGGACTTCTGACGGGCAACATCGTCGCCGGCGCCGAGGGCAAGCTTTCCGCGGTCGGGCTCTGGGGCCGCTTTCCGTTCGGCGCCTTCGGGTGCGACGACGCGGACCGGAACCGCCTGCCGCCCATCGCGCTCGAGCGGGCCTTCCGCCATACGGGAACGCGGTACGGCCCCGGCCGAACCTGGATCATCGGGGACACCCCGCACGACATCGAGTGTGCCCGCGGGTCCGGCCTGTCCGTGCTCGGCGTGGCCACCGGACGCTTCTCCGTCGACGACCTTCGCCGGGCCGGCGCCGATGAGGCGCTTCCTTCGCTCCGGGACACCCGCCGCGTGATGTCGACCCTCGCAGGCCCATGA
- a CDS encoding threonine/serine dehydratase, producing MTGATATLVSLADVEAAHERIRGAVRRTPLIPAPFPRADGRGATDAPDGVWLKCENLQRVSAFKARGAYNYVSRLSPEERAAGLLTYSSGNHAQAVAWTARAFGVPARIVMPVDAPDVKREATIALGAEVELEGTTSAERKARAEEIQRELGGTMVPPFDDPDIIAGQGTVALEIVEQLGSREPGMVLAPIGGGGQLSGVAAVVRRRCPEAEVIGVEPAGAASMLRSLEHGAPVTLDSVSTVADGLKPVRPGDLTFAHCRDLVDRVITVDDGAIRDAVRWLFGLRLVVEPSGAATVAALLNGAVTPAARGETVAILSGGNIEPALLADWIGG from the coding sequence GTGACCGGCGCAACCGCGACGCTCGTTTCGCTCGCCGACGTCGAGGCCGCGCACGAGCGGATTCGCGGCGCGGTCCGTCGCACGCCGCTGATCCCTGCCCCGTTCCCGCGCGCAGACGGGCGCGGCGCGACCGATGCGCCGGACGGCGTATGGCTGAAGTGCGAGAACCTCCAGCGCGTCTCGGCCTTCAAGGCGCGCGGCGCGTACAACTACGTGAGCCGGCTCTCGCCGGAAGAGCGGGCCGCCGGGCTTCTGACCTACTCGTCGGGCAATCACGCGCAGGCCGTGGCGTGGACCGCCCGCGCGTTCGGCGTGCCGGCGCGGATCGTGATGCCCGTCGATGCGCCCGACGTGAAGCGCGAGGCGACGATCGCCCTCGGGGCCGAGGTCGAACTCGAGGGCACGACGTCGGCCGAGCGCAAGGCGCGCGCCGAGGAGATCCAGCGGGAGCTCGGCGGGACGATGGTGCCGCCGTTCGACGACCCCGACATCATCGCGGGACAGGGGACCGTGGCGCTCGAGATCGTCGAGCAACTCGGCTCCCGGGAGCCGGGGATGGTGCTCGCTCCGATCGGCGGCGGCGGGCAGCTGTCCGGCGTCGCGGCCGTGGTCCGACGCCGGTGCCCGGAGGCCGAGGTGATCGGCGTCGAACCCGCGGGGGCGGCCTCGATGCTGCGCTCGCTCGAGCACGGCGCCCCCGTCACGCTCGATAGCGTGTCCACCGTGGCCGATGGCCTCAAGCCGGTCCGCCCCGGCGACCTCACCTTCGCCCACTGCCGCGACCTCGTGGACCGCGTCATCACGGTCGACGACGGGGCGATCCGCGATGCCGTGCGCTGGCTCTTCGGCCTGCGGCTCGTCGTGGAGCCTTCCGGAGCGGCCACGGTGGCCGCGCTGCTCAACGGCGCGGTGACGCCCGCGGCGCGGGGGGAGACCGTGGCGATCCTGTCCGGCGGCAACATCGAACCCGCGCTCCTCGCCGACTGGATCGGCGGTTGA
- a CDS encoding creatininase family protein, which yields MRRSLTVSPLSLAVLLALAPAAAAQTNPLWTQEKVKNYLPHMTVPEVRDFLARSDMVLIPVAALEQHGNHLPIGTDYLNGVEQAKLVAQRADVLVAPILLPGQSPYHMGFEGTITLPSPLVQEVYVEAVKSLIAHGFKRFLIMNAHGGNRAITTFIVDRINQETAGIAVDLGAVSGRFRDRDRMASVPTPPPDELDRHGGTPETSSSLYLMPTLVDIDAAVPAEVTMPAHLEAMLPDVLAGDPTALAVFLAEGLKDESTGKGTSSAEMSSTGVWGTRDPAGATVERGRIATEVFVDAAVAFIERWNELRPFGS from the coding sequence ATGCGACGATCCCTGACCGTCTCGCCGCTTTCGCTGGCTGTCCTCCTTGCCCTCGCTCCGGCGGCGGCCGCCCAGACCAACCCGCTGTGGACGCAGGAGAAGGTGAAGAACTACCTGCCGCACATGACGGTACCGGAGGTGCGGGACTTTCTCGCGCGCAGCGACATGGTCCTGATCCCGGTCGCCGCGCTGGAACAGCACGGCAACCACCTTCCGATCGGCACCGACTATCTGAACGGCGTCGAGCAGGCGAAGCTCGTGGCGCAGCGGGCGGACGTCCTCGTGGCTCCGATCCTGCTCCCGGGGCAGTCGCCGTATCACATGGGGTTCGAGGGGACGATCACGCTGCCTTCTCCGCTCGTGCAGGAGGTCTACGTCGAGGCGGTGAAGAGTCTCATCGCGCACGGCTTCAAGCGCTTCCTGATCATGAACGCCCACGGAGGGAACCGCGCCATCACGACGTTCATCGTGGACCGCATCAACCAGGAGACGGCGGGGATCGCGGTGGACCTGGGCGCCGTGTCGGGGCGCTTCCGGGATCGGGACCGGATGGCCTCCGTCCCGACGCCGCCGCCCGACGAACTCGACCGTCACGGCGGGACGCCCGAGACCTCGAGCTCGCTCTATCTCATGCCGACGCTGGTGGACATCGACGCGGCGGTGCCGGCGGAGGTCACGATGCCGGCCCACCTGGAGGCCATGCTCCCGGACGTGCTGGCCGGCGACCCGACGGCACTCGCCGTGTTCCTCGCCGAGGGACTCAAGGACGAGTCGACCGGCAAGGGCACCTCGTCCGCGGAGATGTCGTCGACGGGCGTGTGGGGCACGCGCGATCCGGCTGGGGCCACCGTGGAACGCGGCCGGATCGCGACGGAGGTGTTCGTCGATGCCGCGGTGGCGTTCATCGAGCGCTGGAACGAACTGCGCCCCTTCGGCTCCTGA
- a CDS encoding metallophosphoesterase family protein produces the protein MRLLLFSDLHTDLAAAASIVERAAGFDAVVGAGDFAVKRRGLDTIIEVLAAIETPTVLVPGNGESAEELSEACRGWPAARVLHGEGVDIGGVPFFGLGGGVPMTPFGSWSYDFTEEEALGLLAPCPEGAVLVSHSPPLGHADADASGRRMGSTAVLEAIERTRPRLVVCGHIHGSWGVRSRVGDTPIVNAGPGGVEWRLKSRGMPENPVD, from the coding sequence ATGCGTCTGCTGCTGTTCAGCGATCTCCACACCGATCTCGCGGCCGCCGCGTCGATCGTCGAACGGGCCGCCGGCTTCGACGCGGTCGTCGGGGCGGGCGACTTCGCGGTGAAGCGCCGCGGCCTGGACACGATCATCGAAGTCCTGGCCGCGATCGAGACCCCCACCGTTCTCGTGCCCGGAAACGGCGAATCCGCCGAGGAACTCTCCGAGGCGTGCCGCGGCTGGCCGGCGGCTCGCGTCCTGCATGGAGAGGGCGTCGACATCGGCGGTGTGCCCTTCTTCGGACTCGGTGGCGGAGTGCCCATGACGCCGTTCGGCTCGTGGAGCTACGACTTCACGGAAGAGGAGGCGCTGGGCCTCCTCGCGCCTTGCCCCGAGGGAGCCGTGCTCGTGTCCCACTCCCCTCCGCTCGGCCACGCGGACGCCGACGCGTCGGGTCGGCGCATGGGCAGTACGGCCGTGCTCGAAGCCATCGAACGGACCCGCCCCCGCCTCGTCGTCTGCGGGCACATCCACGGCTCGTGGGGCGTGCGCTCCCGGGTCGGCGACACGCCGATCGTGAACGCCGGTCCCGGAGGCGTGGAGTGGCGTCTGAAAAGTCGCGGAATGCCCGAAAATCCGGTAGATTAG
- a CDS encoding vitamin K epoxide reductase family protein produces MSELNRRRGIALLALAGVFLSTYLFLYALGYYGELACGAGGGCDLVQGSRWARFLGFPVAGWGVGWYVAVFGISMLATRDGIGAAGWIPRLLAVLALGGLAFTIYLTALELWVIHAICRWCVGSAVITLGIFLLTLPEFRALRRSG; encoded by the coding sequence ATGAGCGAACTGAACCGGCGCCGGGGGATCGCGCTCCTGGCGCTGGCCGGTGTCTTCCTCTCCACCTACCTGTTCCTCTATGCGCTCGGCTACTACGGCGAGCTTGCGTGCGGCGCGGGCGGCGGCTGCGATCTCGTGCAGGGATCGCGCTGGGCCCGCTTCCTCGGATTCCCCGTGGCCGGCTGGGGCGTGGGCTGGTACGTAGCGGTGTTCGGCATCTCGATGCTGGCGACCCGGGACGGGATCGGCGCCGCCGGCTGGATCCCGCGACTGCTGGCCGTGCTCGCCCTGGGCGGACTCGCCTTCACGATCTACCTGACGGCGCTCGAACTCTGGGTCATCCACGCCATCTGCCGCTGGTGCGTGGGGAGCGCCGTGATCACTCTCGGAATCTTCCTCCTCACGCTCCCCGAGTTCCGCGCGCTCCGCCGCTCGGGCTGA